Genomic window (Agrobacterium vitis):
GGGTTTCAACTGAAACACTGAAGTTTTTGTGGCAGGTTCCGGCAGAAACAAAAAGCAAGGCGACATAGATCGCCGGTGTTCCAGACGTTCGTGAAGGTATCGATCTCCCGTGTCGCCTCGAGTTCGCATGGGAGGGCGAAAGATGGCGTGCTCGATTTCATGGTCGAGCTGCTGCAAATTCTGTCTTTAACTTAGCTCGCCGTCACGAGGTGGTGTGCGTGGATCACCAGATACTTCTTAGCCATGTGATTGAATTCGGTAGCGTTGTATAACGAACGACGTCGCTCCCCAGTATCCCCCAGCAGCAAACCGATCGCGGGCGTTACTGCTGAAACACAGTTTCTGTTTAACCAGCATTCAGGGAATGATAGTCCTGAAGCGAGATCGCGGCCAACAGGGACAATTCGAATATCCCTGAATATATTGTTACAAAATCGGTATACTGAAGAGATGTGTTTTGTAAACCTGTATTGATACAGCATTATCTAAATATAGATATCGTATTAACATGATATATATAATGACAATTGTGCGTATATACAAATATGGAAAGTATGTATGGCTAAAAGTGACGCTTATAGGCTAATAATATTTGATTTTGATGGTACATTGGCCGACAGCAGCGCCTGGATGATAAGCGCTCTGAGGGAAATGTCCGAACGACACCGATTTGTAACGCCCAGCGACACTCAGATTGAATATCTGCGTGGCCTTTCAGTTTGCCAGGTTTTGAAATGGCTGAGAGTACCGGTATGGCGCGTTCCTCTGATCGTGAGAGATTTGCGTAAACTGGCTCGCGAAGCAACGTTCGATATGTTCCCTAGGACAGAAAAGGTCTTATTTCTCCTCCAAGATCAAGGGGTGGAGCTTGCAATCTTAAGTTCGAACAGCATTGAAAATATTCAGCGCGTGCTCGGGCCATTGGAGAGATACTTTGCTTATATAGAGGGTAGCTCGCCGGTATTTGGGAAGGGCAAAAGGATCAATAAGATACTTCGCCGGTGCAAAAAGTCCCGGAATGAAGTCCTTCTTGTCGGAGATGAGGTTCGTGATATTGAGGCAGCGACGAGTCAAAACATTGCCTCCGCGGGAGTTACGTGGGGTTATGCCAAGAGAGAGGCTTTGGCCTGCAGCAATCCCACTCACATTCTCGAAGATATTGAGGATTTAATAGACTTGAAACCTCTATAGAGAAGAAGAACAACTCTTGCAGTGCTAATGCTGTTATATTTACATTGAAATTACTTCACATGTCGGGGCTTCGGGCTGAAAGCAGATGTCGTCAGATTTGCCAGCAGTCGTTCAACGTCCCCCTCATCGGCGGTACCGCGCATCTTTTAAGCCAACGGAGTGATCGCCTTGGAACGGCAGTCACGGCATCCGTTCGATTGCGCTAGACGGGATTATCTGGGGTCATCATTGGTGAGCGGGGCGGTTTGAGTACCGCAAAGCCGCGCAGCCTGCGTCGGCAGAAGCATATTACAATTGAAATGAAATACGGCGAACCTGAAATGACCGGTTAACTCACCTCTTACAAGATTTGGGAGCGAAGCGAAATCTGTTGGCTCACTAAACTTGGCAGGAGCTGTTATGCACTCAACCAGATTGCGAACAAATGAAGTTGCGGTCGCGCTACCCGAAGACGGTGACGCATCGCTTTTCTTTGTTGGAAAGATCCGGACCCCCTGGAAAAGTCGAGCTGACACTCCTCGGCAGGGCAGTGAATCGGGGCCACTATGCACGCTTGAGATTTCGGAACCTTGGGCCTTGGCGCTGAAGGGTGTCGAGGTGTATGCGAAGCTTGAAGTTCTTTATTGGCTGCACGAGTCACCGCGCGATATTGTCCTACTAAGTCCCGCTGACGATGGAGAGATTCACGGCGCTTTCTCTCTGCGATCACCTGTGAGGCCCAATCCGATCGGAACGTCGATCGTGAAGGTGGAACGAGTATCTGGAAACTCGATTGCCGTACGTGGCCTTGACTGCCTGGATGAAACACCGCTGTTGGATATCAAACCGGATCGCTCGTTATCAAAGCCGCTAGCCCCAGTGAGGAAAAGTCCCTCGGTTCCGGCCGCCTGACTGGCATGATGCACCACCCTTCGTTCCGCAGAGAAAGCCGCGGGTCGAGATAGGCATTTACGGTGAACTAGGTTTTCGCGAGGTTTCGGACGAGCAGCGCAGCGACGGAAGCACACCTTTTGCCAATTCCACCATCATTGCAGAAGTGGCTGCTGCTGCAAACGCGTTCAATCGAATTGATGAACTTGCGGCATGGGCTCCAGGATTTCTCCGAGGCGAGTAGTCGCGACATTCCATTTATCCCGTGAGTTTGAGCTGTTAAGACTGGACTTAAGAGCCCACTGAGCAATTCATGCGATATAAACGTTTTGCTGAAAGTACCGGAGCGGCGTTTCCTTCCAAAGTGTGCTCAAATTGTTCGTTTTCGATCGGAACCGTGCTGTTAGGCGGTTAAGGGGATGCTGGGGATCGACAACGTTCGCCGTGAACTCTACGGCCCCTTGAGCAGATGGAACTGCAACTCGCGGCAGACCCGAATGAAGACGAACTTGCGGCTGAAAGTGCAGCCAAATCCTCAGCCCTCAAAGCGTTCGAGCGCAAACGCCCATCACGCAAACCATTTTCTGAACATCTGCCGCGCGAGTGCGGCCACGGCCCCTCCTTCTATGTGACGTCCCGCGGACGCACCTTGTCGAGAAGTAACTGGACAACCTACGCGTATTGGGTTCGCCCCGTCACAGCACGATTGATGCGTTAACTGCCGGATTTGCTTTAACCCTCAAATGAGTTTTCGTCGGATTGCCAGCGCGGTAAGATGCGCGTTGGGCAGACGTCGAAGCGCTTCATGGTTTCGCGAAGCTTGACGCGGACGCTGTTGTATTTGGCGCCTTCCACGTCAGCGATTTCTTCCATCGTCTTGCCCAAGGCAATCCATCTCAGATAGGTCGCTATCCTTCGGATCGAGCCATACGGCACCTTCCGCACTGGGCGTGGTGCGAAGGGATGAAATACGGGCATGGATCTGTCCAATGGTCGCCGCTACTGCAACTGCATCGATCTCACGATCGAGATCGATCGCGGGCTTCTCCGATGCCAGTATGCCCGCGACCGCTCGGCCAGATGCGGACTCATGGCGTAGGTCCCGCACCATGGCATGACCAGCGCTGCCTCCGTCGGCGCGGACACCCATGAGCAGAAAAGCTCGCTTCTGCACATTTCGCGGTGGCGACCTCGACTGCTCCCTGGAGCGATGATCTCCTTCATCAAATGAACATCGAGCGGCGTTCGGAACCGCTCAAATTTCTGTTGGGGGGAGGGGCGATGTGAACGTGCCCATGCAACCTCTCACCCTCAGACCATCCACGCGCTCGACGCCGCGAGCAATCGGCAAAAACAGCTGGATCTGGCTGAAGTGTGAAGGGGTCAACAAAACAAATCATTCATGCCAATTTCTCCCGCCATGAGTGAATCAAAATACTGCCGAATTGGAAAAACCATTAAATAAGGGCGAAGCTAAGCACTCTAAACGTTATTAATGTCTTAGGCGTGTCACGAGGCCTGAGACGATGCGCTTAGACAATCCATTGAAATCATTATCAAAATGATGCCCGCCACTAAAGCCAATAACTTCGGCGCCGGTCTGCCGGAGCGATGGGCAAGCATTATTGCGGTCATCGCGCCCGTACATGCATTGGACGATTGTTGGGTCAATCGATGTGAGGTCATTCAGAGGATTGCCGCCTTTACCTTCGGTTTCGAGTTGAAGCCAGCCCCTGAGTGAAACGACATAGTCG
Coding sequences:
- a CDS encoding HAD family hydrolase translates to MAKSDAYRLIIFDFDGTLADSSAWMISALREMSERHRFVTPSDTQIEYLRGLSVCQVLKWLRVPVWRVPLIVRDLRKLAREATFDMFPRTEKVLFLLQDQGVELAILSSNSIENIQRVLGPLERYFAYIEGSSPVFGKGKRINKILRRCKKSRNEVLLVGDEVRDIEAATSQNIASAGVTWGYAKREALACSNPTHILEDIEDLIDLKPL
- the tsaA gene encoding tRNA (N6-threonylcarbamoyladenosine(37)-N6)-methyltransferase TrmO, yielding MHSTRLRTNEVAVALPEDGDASLFFVGKIRTPWKSRADTPRQGSESGPLCTLEISEPWALALKGVEVYAKLEVLYWLHESPRDIVLLSPADDGEIHGAFSLRSPVRPNPIGTSIVKVERVSGNSIAVRGLDCLDETPLLDIKPDRSLSKPLAPVRKSPSVPAA